One stretch of Amycolatopsis sp. NBC_00345 DNA includes these proteins:
- the sucB gene encoding 2-oxoglutarate dehydrogenase, E2 component, dihydrolipoamide succinyltransferase, whose amino-acid sequence MAYSVTLPELGESVTEGTVTRWLKQEGDTVEVDEPLLEISTDKVDTEVPSPVAGTVVKISAQEDETVEVGAELAVIDDGTGGVPESSSAPAAAPVEEKQPEPEAAPEPAKAEAPSQPDTAPAAGGEGTEVKLPELGESVTEGTVTRWLKQVGDSVEVDEPLLEISTDKVDTEVPSPVAGTVLEIRAGEDETVEVGGVLAVIGDANAAPKPAAAPEPKPEPKPEPTPAPVQQAKPEPVQQAKPEPKPEPTPQPAASTSDNGSADGPYVTPLVRKLASEHDIDLAGLTGSGVGGRIRKQDVLAAAEAKQKAAASAPAAAAPAAPAKPAAAPSAPRAASVSPDIAALRGTVQKASRIRQITASKTRESLQVSAQLTQVHEVDVTKVAKLRQRAKAAFKEREGVNLTFLPFFAKATVEALKQHPNVNASYNEDTKEITYHGAVHLGIAVDTDKGLLSVVIHDAGELSLAGLAHRIADLAGRARAGQIKPDELSGGTFTVTNIGSNGALFDTPIIVQPQSGMLGTGAVVKRPVVVADAEGNDTIAVRSMVFLPLTYDHRLVDGADAGRFLTTIKQRLEEGNFEDELGL is encoded by the coding sequence ATGGCCTACTCCGTCACGTTGCCGGAGCTCGGTGAGAGCGTCACCGAAGGCACCGTCACCCGGTGGTTGAAGCAGGAGGGCGACACCGTCGAGGTCGACGAGCCGTTGCTGGAGATCTCCACGGACAAGGTCGACACCGAGGTCCCGTCGCCGGTCGCCGGCACGGTTGTGAAGATCAGTGCCCAGGAGGACGAGACCGTCGAGGTCGGCGCGGAACTCGCCGTGATCGACGACGGCACCGGCGGCGTCCCCGAGTCCTCGTCGGCGCCCGCCGCGGCGCCTGTGGAAGAGAAGCAGCCGGAGCCGGAGGCGGCTCCCGAGCCGGCCAAGGCCGAGGCCCCGTCGCAGCCGGACACCGCGCCCGCTGCCGGTGGTGAAGGCACCGAGGTGAAGCTGCCCGAGCTGGGCGAGAGCGTCACCGAGGGCACCGTCACCCGCTGGCTGAAGCAGGTCGGCGACTCGGTCGAGGTCGACGAGCCGCTGCTGGAGATCTCCACGGACAAGGTCGACACCGAGGTCCCGTCCCCGGTCGCCGGCACTGTGCTGGAGATCCGCGCGGGCGAGGACGAGACCGTCGAGGTCGGCGGGGTGCTCGCCGTGATCGGTGACGCCAACGCGGCGCCGAAGCCCGCGGCGGCCCCCGAACCCAAGCCCGAGCCCAAGCCGGAACCGACGCCCGCGCCGGTCCAGCAGGCCAAGCCTGAGCCAGTCCAGCAGGCCAAGCCCGAGCCGAAGCCGGAGCCCACGCCGCAGCCCGCCGCGTCCACTTCGGACAACGGCTCGGCCGACGGCCCGTACGTGACCCCGTTGGTGCGCAAGCTCGCCTCGGAGCACGACATCGACCTCGCCGGCCTGACCGGCAGCGGCGTCGGCGGCCGGATCCGCAAGCAGGACGTGCTCGCCGCGGCCGAGGCCAAGCAGAAGGCGGCTGCCTCGGCGCCCGCCGCTGCCGCCCCGGCGGCCCCGGCCAAGCCGGCGGCCGCGCCGTCGGCTCCGCGTGCCGCCTCCGTCTCGCCGGACATCGCCGCCCTGCGCGGCACCGTCCAGAAGGCGAGCCGGATCCGGCAGATCACGGCGTCGAAGACCCGCGAGTCGCTGCAGGTCTCCGCGCAGCTCACGCAGGTGCACGAGGTCGACGTCACCAAGGTCGCCAAGCTGCGCCAGCGCGCGAAGGCGGCGTTCAAGGAGCGCGAGGGCGTCAACCTGACGTTCCTGCCGTTCTTCGCCAAGGCGACGGTCGAGGCGCTCAAGCAGCACCCGAACGTCAACGCGTCCTACAACGAGGACACGAAGGAGATCACCTACCACGGCGCCGTGCACCTGGGCATCGCGGTGGACACCGACAAGGGCCTGCTCTCGGTGGTCATCCACGACGCGGGTGAGCTGAGCCTGGCCGGTCTCGCGCACCGCATCGCCGACCTGGCGGGCCGGGCGCGCGCCGGGCAGATCAAGCCGGACGAGCTGTCGGGCGGCACCTTCACCGTCACGAACATCGGCAGCAACGGCGCCCTGTTCGACACGCCGATCATCGTGCAGCCGCAGTCCGGCATGCTCGGGACCGGCGCCGTCGTGAAGCGCCCGGTCGTGGTGGCCGACGCCGAGGGCAACGACACGATCGCCGTCCGCTCGATGGTGTTCCTGCCGCTGACCTACGACCACCGCCTGGTCGACGGCGCGGACGCCGGCCGTTTCCTGACCACGATCAAGCAGCGTCTGGAAGAGGGCAACTTCGAGGACGAGCTGGGTCTGTAA